In the Octopus sinensis linkage group LG17, ASM634580v1, whole genome shotgun sequence genome, one interval contains:
- the LOC115221057 gene encoding EGF-like domain-containing protein 2 isoform X1, with protein MYLLEYVQPLLMMTLIYSQKVDFDCRRWGVSCAKNGRCLTTSNYCECSNNYTGHDCGLLTYVSAHEPHMLMSEKSWSSSISPSPNCGGLKCQNGGTCVTANETFFCYCSPSFYGDRCESSRVAVDCQSTQMSIKIAPFGQFTGKIFVKDFEDNPNCSFNNMGDVWELNLDYFSGCGAGIEGQTVFSDIPKIGDVSFKREIVVLYNQDIMNSFDELHTVSCQHNLKMVIDPMSMTSNVVEDSNLTKTDTKNIYNPIGFEIKDTNGDPLKKAVFVGDQVQLTFILWDNEVFNDFHVSDCEAFEAGGGHSSIKLIENSCVNKNAFSVIAGDLKKDGAIPMTISLLIRAFRFVKSPAVSFRCNVIGCKPDDDTCSSLSCRDGSNAFGRKRRDVDGVSGAIELTDGKDQKTLSKTLYVRELSIQNMSTMTPPDDCLAKNEFITMITCLGAVVLVLLILCGVLIYLVRRKRTEKDYNGEAPQKSMGIVDFKIPRVTN; from the exons CTCAGAAAGTCGACTTTGATTGTAGACGTTGGGGAGTATCGTGCGCCAAGAATGGAAGGTGTTTAACAACTTCAAATTACTGCGAATGTTCCAACAATTATACTGGACATGACTGTGGACTTCTAACAT ATG TTTCAGCCCATGAACCGCATATGTTGATGAGTGAGAAATCTTGGTCCT CCAGCATTTCTCCAAGTCCCAACTGTGGAGGTTTGAAGTGTCAAAATGGAGGCACATGTGTGACAGCCaatgaaacatttttttgttattgtagtCCGAGTTTTTATGGTGACCGATGCGAAAGTTCACGAG TTGCCGTCGACTGCCAAAGCACACAGATGTCCATAAAAATCGCTCCTTTCGGACAATTCACCGGGAAAATATTCGTGAAAGATTTCGAAGATAATCCGAACTGTTCTTTCAACAATATGGGAGACGTGTGGGAACTTAATTTGGATTACTTTTCAGGATGTGGAGCCGGGATTGAAGGTCAAACTGTTTTCAGCGATATTCCAAAG ATCGGTGATGTGTCGTTTAAGCGGGAAATCGTGGTACTCTACAACCAAGACATCATGAACAGTTTCGATGAGTTGCACACAGTCAGCTGCCAACATAACCTCAAGATGGTTATTGACCCGATGTCTATGACTTCCAATGTTGTCGAAGA TTCCAATTTGACCAAGACTGATACCAAGAATATTTACAATCCAATTGGATTCGAGATTAAGGACACCAATGGTGATCCGCTGAAGAAAGCCGTGTTTGTAGGAGATCAGGTTCAACTGACTTTTATTTTGTGGGATAATGAAG TATTCAACGACTTCCACGTAAGTGACTGCGAAGCTTTTGAAGCTGGAGGTGGGCATAGCAGTATAAAACTTATCGAGAACAG TTGTGTCAACAAGAATGCGTTCAGCGTCATTGCTGGTGACTTGAAGAAAGATGGCGCCATCCCTATGACAATCTCGCTCCTGATCCGGGCTTTCCGCTTCGTGAAATCTCCCGCCGTCTCTTTCCGTTGCAATGTGATTGGGTGCAAACCCGATGATGATACATGCTCTTCT TTGTCTTGTAGAGATGGCAGCAATGCTTTTGGTCGTAAACGCAGAGATGTGGACGGTGTCAGTGGTGCTATAGAATTGACTGATGGAAAAGATCAGAAAACTCTCTCGAAAACTCTTTATGTCAGGGAGCTGAGCATTCAAAATATGTCAA ccaTGACTCCACCTGACGACTGTCTGGCCAAAAACGAGTTCATCACCATGATTACATGTCTAGGAGCTGTGGTTTTAGTTCTTCTCATTCTCTGTGGAGTACTCATCTACTTGGTTCGACGCAAGCGCACTGAGAAAGACTACAATGGAGAAGCACCACAAAAATCTATGGGAATTGTGGATTTCAAGATTCCTCGTGTAACAAACTAA
- the LOC115221057 gene encoding EGF-like domain-containing protein 2 isoform X2 has translation MYLLEYVQPLLMMTLIYSQKVDFDCRRWGVSCAKNGRCLTTSNYCECSNNYTGHDCGLLTFSAHEPHMLMSEKSWSSSISPSPNCGGLKCQNGGTCVTANETFFCYCSPSFYGDRCESSRVAVDCQSTQMSIKIAPFGQFTGKIFVKDFEDNPNCSFNNMGDVWELNLDYFSGCGAGIEGQTVFSDIPKIGDVSFKREIVVLYNQDIMNSFDELHTVSCQHNLKMVIDPMSMTSNVVEDSNLTKTDTKNIYNPIGFEIKDTNGDPLKKAVFVGDQVQLTFILWDNEVFNDFHVSDCEAFEAGGGHSSIKLIENSCVNKNAFSVIAGDLKKDGAIPMTISLLIRAFRFVKSPAVSFRCNVIGCKPDDDTCSSLSCRDGSNAFGRKRRDVDGVSGAIELTDGKDQKTLSKTLYVRELSIQNMSTMTPPDDCLAKNEFITMITCLGAVVLVLLILCGVLIYLVRRKRTEKDYNGEAPQKSMGIVDFKIPRVTN, from the exons CTCAGAAAGTCGACTTTGATTGTAGACGTTGGGGAGTATCGTGCGCCAAGAATGGAAGGTGTTTAACAACTTCAAATTACTGCGAATGTTCCAACAATTATACTGGACATGACTGTGGACTTCTAACAT TTTCAGCCCATGAACCGCATATGTTGATGAGTGAGAAATCTTGGTCCT CCAGCATTTCTCCAAGTCCCAACTGTGGAGGTTTGAAGTGTCAAAATGGAGGCACATGTGTGACAGCCaatgaaacatttttttgttattgtagtCCGAGTTTTTATGGTGACCGATGCGAAAGTTCACGAG TTGCCGTCGACTGCCAAAGCACACAGATGTCCATAAAAATCGCTCCTTTCGGACAATTCACCGGGAAAATATTCGTGAAAGATTTCGAAGATAATCCGAACTGTTCTTTCAACAATATGGGAGACGTGTGGGAACTTAATTTGGATTACTTTTCAGGATGTGGAGCCGGGATTGAAGGTCAAACTGTTTTCAGCGATATTCCAAAG ATCGGTGATGTGTCGTTTAAGCGGGAAATCGTGGTACTCTACAACCAAGACATCATGAACAGTTTCGATGAGTTGCACACAGTCAGCTGCCAACATAACCTCAAGATGGTTATTGACCCGATGTCTATGACTTCCAATGTTGTCGAAGA TTCCAATTTGACCAAGACTGATACCAAGAATATTTACAATCCAATTGGATTCGAGATTAAGGACACCAATGGTGATCCGCTGAAGAAAGCCGTGTTTGTAGGAGATCAGGTTCAACTGACTTTTATTTTGTGGGATAATGAAG TATTCAACGACTTCCACGTAAGTGACTGCGAAGCTTTTGAAGCTGGAGGTGGGCATAGCAGTATAAAACTTATCGAGAACAG TTGTGTCAACAAGAATGCGTTCAGCGTCATTGCTGGTGACTTGAAGAAAGATGGCGCCATCCCTATGACAATCTCGCTCCTGATCCGGGCTTTCCGCTTCGTGAAATCTCCCGCCGTCTCTTTCCGTTGCAATGTGATTGGGTGCAAACCCGATGATGATACATGCTCTTCT TTGTCTTGTAGAGATGGCAGCAATGCTTTTGGTCGTAAACGCAGAGATGTGGACGGTGTCAGTGGTGCTATAGAATTGACTGATGGAAAAGATCAGAAAACTCTCTCGAAAACTCTTTATGTCAGGGAGCTGAGCATTCAAAATATGTCAA ccaTGACTCCACCTGACGACTGTCTGGCCAAAAACGAGTTCATCACCATGATTACATGTCTAGGAGCTGTGGTTTTAGTTCTTCTCATTCTCTGTGGAGTACTCATCTACTTGGTTCGACGCAAGCGCACTGAGAAAGACTACAATGGAGAAGCACCACAAAAATCTATGGGAATTGTGGATTTCAAGATTCCTCGTGTAACAAACTAA
- the LOC115221057 gene encoding EGF-like domain-containing protein 2 isoform X3, with amino-acid sequence MYLLEYVQPLLMMTLIYSQKVDFDCRRWGVSCAKNGRCLTTSNYCECSNNYTGHDCGLLTYASISPSPNCGGLKCQNGGTCVTANETFFCYCSPSFYGDRCESSRVAVDCQSTQMSIKIAPFGQFTGKIFVKDFEDNPNCSFNNMGDVWELNLDYFSGCGAGIEGQTVFSDIPKIGDVSFKREIVVLYNQDIMNSFDELHTVSCQHNLKMVIDPMSMTSNVVEDSNLTKTDTKNIYNPIGFEIKDTNGDPLKKAVFVGDQVQLTFILWDNEVFNDFHVSDCEAFEAGGGHSSIKLIENSCVNKNAFSVIAGDLKKDGAIPMTISLLIRAFRFVKSPAVSFRCNVIGCKPDDDTCSSLSCRDGSNAFGRKRRDVDGVSGAIELTDGKDQKTLSKTLYVRELSIQNMSTMTPPDDCLAKNEFITMITCLGAVVLVLLILCGVLIYLVRRKRTEKDYNGEAPQKSMGIVDFKIPRVTN; translated from the exons CTCAGAAAGTCGACTTTGATTGTAGACGTTGGGGAGTATCGTGCGCCAAGAATGGAAGGTGTTTAACAACTTCAAATTACTGCGAATGTTCCAACAATTATACTGGACATGACTGTGGACTTCTAACAT ATG CCAGCATTTCTCCAAGTCCCAACTGTGGAGGTTTGAAGTGTCAAAATGGAGGCACATGTGTGACAGCCaatgaaacatttttttgttattgtagtCCGAGTTTTTATGGTGACCGATGCGAAAGTTCACGAG TTGCCGTCGACTGCCAAAGCACACAGATGTCCATAAAAATCGCTCCTTTCGGACAATTCACCGGGAAAATATTCGTGAAAGATTTCGAAGATAATCCGAACTGTTCTTTCAACAATATGGGAGACGTGTGGGAACTTAATTTGGATTACTTTTCAGGATGTGGAGCCGGGATTGAAGGTCAAACTGTTTTCAGCGATATTCCAAAG ATCGGTGATGTGTCGTTTAAGCGGGAAATCGTGGTACTCTACAACCAAGACATCATGAACAGTTTCGATGAGTTGCACACAGTCAGCTGCCAACATAACCTCAAGATGGTTATTGACCCGATGTCTATGACTTCCAATGTTGTCGAAGA TTCCAATTTGACCAAGACTGATACCAAGAATATTTACAATCCAATTGGATTCGAGATTAAGGACACCAATGGTGATCCGCTGAAGAAAGCCGTGTTTGTAGGAGATCAGGTTCAACTGACTTTTATTTTGTGGGATAATGAAG TATTCAACGACTTCCACGTAAGTGACTGCGAAGCTTTTGAAGCTGGAGGTGGGCATAGCAGTATAAAACTTATCGAGAACAG TTGTGTCAACAAGAATGCGTTCAGCGTCATTGCTGGTGACTTGAAGAAAGATGGCGCCATCCCTATGACAATCTCGCTCCTGATCCGGGCTTTCCGCTTCGTGAAATCTCCCGCCGTCTCTTTCCGTTGCAATGTGATTGGGTGCAAACCCGATGATGATACATGCTCTTCT TTGTCTTGTAGAGATGGCAGCAATGCTTTTGGTCGTAAACGCAGAGATGTGGACGGTGTCAGTGGTGCTATAGAATTGACTGATGGAAAAGATCAGAAAACTCTCTCGAAAACTCTTTATGTCAGGGAGCTGAGCATTCAAAATATGTCAA ccaTGACTCCACCTGACGACTGTCTGGCCAAAAACGAGTTCATCACCATGATTACATGTCTAGGAGCTGTGGTTTTAGTTCTTCTCATTCTCTGTGGAGTACTCATCTACTTGGTTCGACGCAAGCGCACTGAGAAAGACTACAATGGAGAAGCACCACAAAAATCTATGGGAATTGTGGATTTCAAGATTCCTCGTGTAACAAACTAA
- the LOC115221057 gene encoding EGF-like domain-containing protein 2 isoform X4, with translation MYLLEYVQPLLMMTLIYSQKVDFDCRRWGVSCAKNGRCLTTSNYCECSNNYTGHDCGLLTSSISPSPNCGGLKCQNGGTCVTANETFFCYCSPSFYGDRCESSRVAVDCQSTQMSIKIAPFGQFTGKIFVKDFEDNPNCSFNNMGDVWELNLDYFSGCGAGIEGQTVFSDIPKIGDVSFKREIVVLYNQDIMNSFDELHTVSCQHNLKMVIDPMSMTSNVVEDSNLTKTDTKNIYNPIGFEIKDTNGDPLKKAVFVGDQVQLTFILWDNEVFNDFHVSDCEAFEAGGGHSSIKLIENSCVNKNAFSVIAGDLKKDGAIPMTISLLIRAFRFVKSPAVSFRCNVIGCKPDDDTCSSLSCRDGSNAFGRKRRDVDGVSGAIELTDGKDQKTLSKTLYVRELSIQNMSTMTPPDDCLAKNEFITMITCLGAVVLVLLILCGVLIYLVRRKRTEKDYNGEAPQKSMGIVDFKIPRVTN, from the exons CTCAGAAAGTCGACTTTGATTGTAGACGTTGGGGAGTATCGTGCGCCAAGAATGGAAGGTGTTTAACAACTTCAAATTACTGCGAATGTTCCAACAATTATACTGGACATGACTGTGGACTTCTAACAT CCAGCATTTCTCCAAGTCCCAACTGTGGAGGTTTGAAGTGTCAAAATGGAGGCACATGTGTGACAGCCaatgaaacatttttttgttattgtagtCCGAGTTTTTATGGTGACCGATGCGAAAGTTCACGAG TTGCCGTCGACTGCCAAAGCACACAGATGTCCATAAAAATCGCTCCTTTCGGACAATTCACCGGGAAAATATTCGTGAAAGATTTCGAAGATAATCCGAACTGTTCTTTCAACAATATGGGAGACGTGTGGGAACTTAATTTGGATTACTTTTCAGGATGTGGAGCCGGGATTGAAGGTCAAACTGTTTTCAGCGATATTCCAAAG ATCGGTGATGTGTCGTTTAAGCGGGAAATCGTGGTACTCTACAACCAAGACATCATGAACAGTTTCGATGAGTTGCACACAGTCAGCTGCCAACATAACCTCAAGATGGTTATTGACCCGATGTCTATGACTTCCAATGTTGTCGAAGA TTCCAATTTGACCAAGACTGATACCAAGAATATTTACAATCCAATTGGATTCGAGATTAAGGACACCAATGGTGATCCGCTGAAGAAAGCCGTGTTTGTAGGAGATCAGGTTCAACTGACTTTTATTTTGTGGGATAATGAAG TATTCAACGACTTCCACGTAAGTGACTGCGAAGCTTTTGAAGCTGGAGGTGGGCATAGCAGTATAAAACTTATCGAGAACAG TTGTGTCAACAAGAATGCGTTCAGCGTCATTGCTGGTGACTTGAAGAAAGATGGCGCCATCCCTATGACAATCTCGCTCCTGATCCGGGCTTTCCGCTTCGTGAAATCTCCCGCCGTCTCTTTCCGTTGCAATGTGATTGGGTGCAAACCCGATGATGATACATGCTCTTCT TTGTCTTGTAGAGATGGCAGCAATGCTTTTGGTCGTAAACGCAGAGATGTGGACGGTGTCAGTGGTGCTATAGAATTGACTGATGGAAAAGATCAGAAAACTCTCTCGAAAACTCTTTATGTCAGGGAGCTGAGCATTCAAAATATGTCAA ccaTGACTCCACCTGACGACTGTCTGGCCAAAAACGAGTTCATCACCATGATTACATGTCTAGGAGCTGTGGTTTTAGTTCTTCTCATTCTCTGTGGAGTACTCATCTACTTGGTTCGACGCAAGCGCACTGAGAAAGACTACAATGGAGAAGCACCACAAAAATCTATGGGAATTGTGGATTTCAAGATTCCTCGTGTAACAAACTAA